Below is a window of Scyliorhinus torazame isolate Kashiwa2021f chromosome 24, sScyTor2.1, whole genome shotgun sequence DNA.
gcgcctgttcgggtagaattagaattttttacagtgcagaaggaggccattcggcccatcgagtctgcaccggctcccggaaagagcacccaacccaaggtcaacacctccaccccatccccacaacccagtccaacgctaagggcaattttggacactaagggcaatttatcatggccaatccacctaacctgcacatccttggactgtgggaggaaaccggagcacccggaggaaacccacgcacacacggggagaacgtgcagactccgcacagacagtgacccaagccggaatcgaacctgggaccctggagctgtgaagcaattgtgctaaccacaatgctaccatgctgccctcaaaatTGTAGTTTCTGTTCAATTAGCAACACAATCCACTTCATTAGTACCCGCGTTACGCTTTAGATAAAGCCAGGGACCACACTGACTGAGAAATCAGGGACAGGAATAGAGGGTTAGGGAGCTGATGAGGTGTGACAAATCAGAGATTAAATTTCAAGTTGCAATGCCAAATaagcatatgaaatgaaaatcgcttattgtcacgagtaggcttcaaattaagttactgtgaaaagcccctagtcgccacattccggcgcctgttacgggaatcgaaccgtgctgctggcctgcctcggtctgctttcaaagccagcgatttagccctgtgcaaacagccccggagggagaattcagaatgtccaattcacctaacggcacgtctttcgggatttgtgggaggaaatgggagcgcccggataaacccacgcagacacggggggggggggggggcggggggcggggggggagaacgtgcagactccgcacagacagtgacccaagccgggaatcgaacccgggaccccggcgctgtgaagcaacagtgctaaccgctgcgccaccgtgcggcccttcTTGAGACCGTTCGATGATTCAGATTCCACTGCACCGtaggatttacagcacagaaggaggccattcggcccgtcggatCTGCACCAGCCCCTTGgagggatcacccccccccccctccccccccctccacccccccatcccccttaacCCGGCAACCCCACTGAGGGGCGGCGAGTCCTCCGGGACCCGGttacaaatcccggccctggggtcgctgtccgtgtggggtttgcacattctccccgtgtttgcgtgggtttcgcccccacacaacccaaaaagatgtgcggggcaggtggattggccgcgctaaattgccccttaattggggagaaaaatgaattggggactctaaatttattatttttgtaaaaAAGAGCGAGAGGGGTTGTATTTTTTTTGTATTTAATTGATAAATTTGGATCAAAACATTGCTTTAAATCAACTAAATCAATGATAGTTGTTCTGAGTTGACCTGAGGCCTGTTGTCCAGAGGTGACCACCCAGGCCTCTGACCTCACTCAACATGGCCGCCGTGCCCCTCATCCGGGTCCTCGGAGTGCGGGGCGTTTTTGTCCTATGGTCGCCGCCTTTGCTCGTCCTCGCCGGCGGGCCGTGGATTGGACGCTGCCGCTGCCAATCATCACCACGACGTGGCCGATTGGCCGCCGCCGCTGTCCGTCATCCCGAGGTGCCGCTGATTGGCCATCCCCGCGGTGCCgttaccgcccccctcccccaccccggaggGGGCGGGGCCACGGCTCCGACCGGAAGTGGGTGCTTGGCTGACTGGCCAAGGCTgcagctggtgggggggaggggaggacaggTCAGGATTGACCACAGTTGGGGTCAGTTGGCCTCAGTCTGGGCCTCTGGTTCAGTAGGGGTCAGTCAGCCTCAGTTTGGGCCTCTTGACCACAGTAGGGGTCAGTCAGCCTCAGTTTGGGCCTCTTGACCACAGTAGGGGTCAGTCAGCCTCACTCTGGGCCTGTTGACCACAATAGGGGTCAGACAGCCTCAGTTTGGGCCTCTTGACCACAGTAGGGGTCAGACAGCCTCAGTTTGGGCCACTTGACCACAGTAGGGGTCAGACAGCCTCAGTTTGGGCCTCTTGACCACAGTAGTGGTCAGTCAGCCTCACTCTGGGCCTGTTGACCACAATAGGGGTCAGACAGCCTCAGTTTGGGTCTGTTGACCACAATAGGGGTCAGACAGCCTCAGTTTGGGCCTCTTGACCACAGTAGGGGTCAGTCAGCCTCACTCTGGGCTTCTTGACCACAGTAGGGGTCAGTTAACATCTGTAGGGGTCAGTTAACCTCAGCCTGCGTCATTAAACCCCAGTTTGGGTCAGTTGACCTCAGTGGGGTCAGTTAACATCTGTAGGGGTCAGTTGACCGCAGTAGGGGTCGGTTAACCTCAGGTTGGCGCAGGTGATCTCAAGTGGGGTCAGTTGACCTTAAGGGAATTTCAGTTAACCTCTGGTTGGTCAAGTTCaccttggtggggtgggggtgggcagtgGTCAGAGCTGACCTCAAGAGGAGTGGATTGAACCCAAATTGGTCTCAGTTGACCTCAACCAGAGTCAGCGGGCCCTCCCAGGTAACCTCCATTGGTCCCAGACAAGTCCCGAAGAGCATGGGGGTGCTGGAACAGTTTGAACTTGCTCTCTGCGTCCCCCTCTGCATGACCTCCATCATGACCCTGTCGGTCTCCCTGGAGATGGTCTATGTCATCCTCAATGACCCTCGTTTGGCTCCTACCCCCCGAGTGGCGAGCGGATCACTGGGTCTGGCCACTGAACCCTGGGGTCCTCTGGGCCCTCTGGCAGTGGGACCTGCCCCGGGCCTGGCCCTGGGGGCTTCGCGTGTCCTTCACCTCGCCTTCCTGGCCTACATCTtgggcaacattattggcaaccTTTGCCTCTTCATCAGAAGGAATCCCAGCATCCGTGGAGTGTTCCTGTCCGGACAGGCACTGGGACAGGGATGGGGGTATGTATCTGGCATCGAGAGGAGCTGAGGGTCGTAAATGTTAGTTGGCACTGATTGGGGTGGGGTGAGAGACAAAAAATGGCAGAGAATGGGaatggggtttgtgtccattgggattgtggacagtgggactgaacgggaaggggtttgggttcattgggattgtggacagtgggagtgaacgggaaggggtttgggtccattgggattgtggacagtgggagtgaacgggaaggggtttgggtccattgggattgtgtacggtgcgagtgaacgggaaggggtttgggtccattgggattgtggacagtgggggtgaacgggaaggggtttgggtccattgggattgtggacagtgggagtgaacgggaaggggtttgggtccattgggattgtggacagtgggagtgaacgagaagaggtttgggtccattgggattgtggacagtgggtgtgaacgggaaggggtttgggtccattgggattgtggacagtgggagtgaacgggaaggggtttgggtccattgggattgtggacagtgggagtgaacgggaaggggtttgggtccattgggattgtggacagtgggagtgaacgggaaggggtttgggtccattgggattgtggacagtgggagtgaacgggaatgggtttgggtccattgggattgtggacagtgggagtgaacgggaaggggtttgggtccattgggattgtggacagtgggagtgaacgggaaggggtttgggtccattgggattgtggaagtgaacgggaaggggtttgggtccattgggaaggtGACTTTGAGACCATTTGTGATGGACCGAGCAGTGGGAATGTATCCCTGTGGAATGGATGGGGGATGTCCGTGGTGATGAAGCGTGTGTGTGTGAACTCTGCAAAGGATGAGTGAGGTAATCCGGAGTGTCTTTTCCTCACAGGTATTGTTATGCGTGTGAATCGCACGTACCCCAACGCTGCTCGCACTGCGATGACTGCAAGGTGTGCGTCCTGCGCCGGGACCACCACTGTGTCTTCTTTGGCCAGTGTGTGGGTCATGCCAACTATCGCTACTTCCTCTGCTGCATCACCCACCTCTGGCTGGGTCTCCTGTACGCCATCGTCCTCAACACTGAGATCTTCATGGAGTTTCTACAGGAGGGAAtctccctgcacagtctcttcttgCTCATCATGCCATGGGCCATGTTGATTACAGGTGAGATTGAACAGAGAATGGATGTCTCGGACTCACAACCCCTCCCTCACGCATACCCCCGCCCCAACtcggagtgtgggatacggagcccgggactgtgcgcagtaactccgagtgtgggatatggagaccgggactgtgcgcagtaactccgagtgtgggatacggagaccgggactgtgcgcagtaactcgagtgtgggatacggagaccgggactgtgcgcagtaactccgagtatgggatacggagaccgggactgtgtgcAGTAAATCTGAGtgtgggatatggagaccgggactgtgggcagtaactccgagtgtgggatacggataccgggactgtgcgcagtaactccgagtgtgggatacggagaccgggactgtgcgcagtaactcgagtgtgggatacggagaccgggactgtgcgcagtaactccgagtatgggatgcggagaccgggactgcgcagtaactccgagtgtgagaTACATGGactgggactgtgcgcagtaactccgagtgtgggatacggagaccgggactgtgcgcagtaactccgagtgtcggatacggagaccgggactgtgcgcagtaactcgagtgtgggatacggagaccgggactgtgcgcagtaactccgagtgtgggatacggagactgggactgtgcgcagtaactccgagtgtgggatacggagaccgggactgtgcgcagtaaccccgagtgtgggatacggagaccgggactgtgcgcagtaaccccgagtgtgggatacggagaccgggactgtgcgcagtaactccgagtgtgggatatccTGGGTTTAACGCAGTGTCCCGGCTGTTCGGTGGTGTATAATGTGTTTGTTATTTGTTGACGGTTTCTGTTAACGCTGCCGTTCCCTGTCTCTTATTCCTCTGCCCGTACAGGTCAAGTCAGCCTCAATGCCTTCTGGTTTGCCTTTGTGGCTGACACGTGTGTGGTGGGATTCCTTTTCGTCTCAgccttcctgctcttccacctgcagctcctgtggcGAGGGCAGACCACCCGGGAGTGGAGCGCCGGGCGGCACGGGCTCTACGACCTGGGTTGGCGCAGGAACGTGATCGAGCTGTTGGGGCAACGCTGGTACCTGGCCTGGCTCTGCCCCCTCATCCCCTCCTCGCTGCCCGGCGATGGGGTCACCTTCGAGATCAGGCCGCTACCAGCCCACAAGCCCACAAGCCTGTTCTGATCAACCCTCGTCCGCAGACCTCACCAGGTAAGCgagaagagagggggcagggggtAGGAACGGGGACAGTTGACCAGGGCAGTCTTGGGGCGGATAGAGTTCAAATCGGAGGACAGGGTGGAAgaacgctcccctccccccccatctctccggctcctcccccccatctcaccggctcctcttttccccccccccccatctctccggctccccccccccccccccccgcccatctcaccccagtggccttccctgctctactaataacagttgcatccttccattgactagacccttcaggcaagtatgtcacttttgtaccaacttttggcagttgccctttcggaaaaatggcctgttctaattcatcagaagtgttgtgttcctccacagaaaccctgtctatatcagttaattggtcctcatagttctgtaacgtgtaccagatgactctggttcctcgtcatgtctgtctgctctgtctaaatttgaaaatttgtaatctgtacccattatccttgatgaatgtaccctaacagtttgattaccatgctgcaaaataattgttttgccatctatgcctatgatcttccctgggcctttccattcattagaattgtctctcttatagtataccatgcctccttgctgaaaaacggcatctgatggccgtacgttatgtcttaaagctctgtgaattctttcagagatttctgcttccaaaaaagcttttctactgctatgtaatgcatttaaatgttcagcaaaaccagagctaattgtagtcccctcccaagctggaggctggtcatccaaaatggacggaattttaggatttctaccaaacactaattgataaggactatagcccccaaccatctgcaatgaattctttgcatgtaccgcccatgctaaagctgaatttagcctgcaatttggtcgatctgccaacattttccgaagcatgtcatcgatgacagcatgatttctttcacaggcaccattactaaatgggctttctgcagccgtattcataactctaatattcatgttttcacacatatccctaaacccatcattagcaaattctcccccattgtccgtaaggaattttgccggtggacccattcctgtccctgtccattttgccacgatttgatccagaattactctcttttctttacttcgtacaatctggttgctaaatctacaaaatgcaaaataaatctatttgctttatcccaaatcttaaagtccatggccacaatgttgttaaaatcccaggccaaaggtagggttactatcggtcgtgctggtgtccttctgtacttcctataaacttcacagcgatcactaacctgttctatcagtttagtagagtcgtcatcccttacccctgcatcctttaatacatttttcagcctccgaggagacggatgtgcaaattgcctatgcagttttaataccacaagctttttatcagttaaagtcccattttcaactgccattaacacatccttaaccactctacttgaaatattatttgtcagtaatggaattcaatagtgtcccgactgtgtaaattgtaagtccaccgtctttccaaaaactgttgccttatcctgttccatatccagtttcgtgtgtgctttcttcattgacggtctgctcagaagcaaaggtatctcacttgatacaatatccgtgctaatgaaatgattcactccggcaatattgcaagggatcaccactcttttcagcgacttcagagtattatcatccccaaacctgaaacttgtggaactttcaaattccttaaccttgttacgattttcagcattcaaagagtccaggtaacattttaaccagtcaattccacacacagtaggtgtgcagccactgtccaatacagcacagttgaaggattctgcaaccaacaccctcattaccggcgtaaaactgcttgtcaataggacaataccttctttctggtcactatccttttcctcttctgactcttccgtgtcatgtgtcgcttcaaacactctattataacgagttggacagttgaaagcataatggtattgagagtcacatcgaaaacatcgatttatcatgccccgtgcatttctggggttcatcttcctattgtaggttctaactgggtttctgtcttcataatttccttgtctcagtctccttctataatcttgagccctgttcgtagccgtacgatttcgctatcctgttactagtgtatcttccatattctgccttattgcaggctgacctatttgggtcatcagagccatcggaatcaaatgtttccccagaaacctttgtaaagcttttatcatctgttcgaataaggtatccttatcagtaaactgaactcctgtcaaaaccaggagcctatccatgttgctcactctagcacagtcaagtaatttaaaggccaacacagactgtggaaattccaggttgtgtttccgcagccttttatatagtctgccaaattccattatatagtcttccatggagatatcctccattttccagaacttatcaaaatccgaccatgcttcattcatagaatttcatagaatttacagtgcagaaagaggccattcagcccatcgagtctgcaccggctcttggaaagagcaccctacccaagcccacacctccaccctatccccgtaacccagtaaccccacccaacacta
It encodes the following:
- the zdhhc24 gene encoding probable palmitoyltransferase ZDHHC24, with the translated sequence MGVLEQFELALCVPLCMTSIMTLSVSLEMVYVILNDPRLAPTPRVASGSLGLATEPWGPLGPLAVGPAPGLALGASRVLHLAFLAYILGNIIGNLCLFIRRNPSIRGVFLSGQALGQGWGYCYACESHVPQRCSHCDDCKVCVLRRDHHCVFFGQCVGHANYRYFLCCITHLWLGLLYAIVLNTEIFMEFLQEGISLHSLFLLIMPWAMLITGQVSLNAFWFAFVADTCVVGFLFVSAFLLFHLQLLWRGQTTREWSAGRHGLYDLGWRRNVIELLGQRWYLAWLCPLIPSSLPGDGVTFEIRPLPAHKPTSLF